One segment of Candidatus Nitrospira nitrificans DNA contains the following:
- the nhaR gene encoding transcriptional activator NhaR — MDWLNYHHLLYFWSVAKHGTMTKACEELRLAQPTISGQIGQLENTLGEKLFIRTGRRLALTEMGQLVFKYAEDIFSTGQELMNTVKGQANGHPARLVVGISDAVPKPLATQLLKSALKLYRPTRLICQEDKFRQLLTDLMAHRSDLVIADTPTPSSVKEHTYSHPLGESGVTLFATSKLATQYRRGFPQSLTGAPLLLPTSNAVLRRLVDQWLVNHGLRPNIVGEFDDSATLKAFGQDGYGIFPGVSVIEKEICRQYRVQVVGQLDNLKQHFYAITVERRLKHPAVLALVRSARQELLS, encoded by the coding sequence ATGGATTGGTTGAACTATCATCATCTCTTGTATTTCTGGTCCGTCGCCAAGCACGGCACCATGACGAAAGCGTGCGAAGAACTCCGCTTGGCTCAACCCACGATCAGCGGACAAATCGGTCAGTTGGAAAATACCTTGGGCGAGAAGTTGTTCATCCGAACAGGGCGACGGCTCGCATTGACGGAGATGGGACAATTGGTGTTCAAATACGCCGAAGACATCTTTTCGACCGGTCAAGAGCTCATGAACACGGTCAAAGGCCAGGCAAACGGGCATCCTGCCCGACTGGTCGTGGGCATCTCGGACGCCGTCCCGAAACCGCTGGCCACCCAACTCCTCAAGTCGGCTCTGAAATTGTATCGGCCGACTCGCCTGATCTGCCAAGAAGACAAATTTCGCCAACTCTTGACGGATCTGATGGCCCATCGATCGGATCTGGTGATCGCCGACACACCAACCCCCTCGAGCGTCAAGGAACACACCTACAGTCATCCCTTGGGCGAATCGGGCGTGACGTTGTTTGCCACGTCGAAATTGGCCACGCAGTATCGTCGGGGGTTTCCGCAATCATTGACCGGCGCGCCTCTGCTCCTCCCGACATCCAATGCCGTGCTTCGGCGGCTGGTCGACCAATGGCTGGTCAACCACGGGCTGCGCCCGAACATCGTGGGCGAGTTCGACGACAGCGCGACTCTCAAGGCCTTTGGCCAGGACGGCTATGGGATCTTCCCCGGGGTGTCCGTGATCGAAAAGGAGATCTGCCGCCAATACCGAGTGCAGGTGGTCGGACAATTGGATAACCTCAAGCAACATTTCTATGCGATCACGGTGGAACGACGGCTGAAGCACCCGGCCGTCCTTGCTCTCGTCCGGAGCGCCAGGCAGGAGTTGCTGAGTTAG
- a CDS encoding TolC family protein: MIALVLALVTLLPMTALAEPIQDSSSLKAQSTRTAPLTIGEVLARIELTHPLLQATGAERTKARAKILKALGAWEPQFKNNVEAQRYETWNLTTAPTPGLNFSPCESDRSTATRPCNGIQPQVLTGGYNDTKLDVGHPWGFRVQAGLRNGFGDRSNQIIAVIPDMQAFYRQQQIILSGSFQLLRGLMINEEYAAYQQAELSGPQAEIKVAQKRQDLYLAGAVQYWDWQIAVKQAEVVRRALAVAEDRLVQVEGLAKGGRVSPLDVVEVNQEVQKRRAAAIAAQRKVEYEQYKLSLFLWEKNEPVTPRPEWAPEFQGETPLPTEDEVTAYKVEAKEDRPEVRDLYIEAKMNNVDLKLAKNKLLPSLSLEGGPTPGAVDWIVGIGYRTGVHFEMPLFQREGRGKVMAAEVVQQQLALKQQYTEQQVSLDVDNWLSAIVRARDRVTAATEALRLAKTLEEGERTRFNMGATTVLFVNLRERNVVESAYQLYRAQADYAVARGGMLWARGLLSKPWPTESVTKYGDPLTAAGAYGFQGPGRD, from the coding sequence ATGATCGCTCTGGTATTGGCCCTTGTGACTCTCCTGCCAATGACCGCACTGGCGGAACCGATTCAGGATTCCAGTTCATTGAAAGCGCAGTCGACTCGCACCGCTCCACTGACCATCGGTGAAGTGCTGGCCAGAATCGAGTTAACCCACCCCCTGCTTCAGGCGACCGGAGCCGAGCGAACCAAGGCTCGGGCGAAAATCCTAAAGGCGCTCGGGGCCTGGGAACCGCAGTTCAAGAACAATGTGGAGGCCCAGCGGTATGAAACCTGGAATCTCACCACGGCTCCCACCCCCGGCTTGAACTTTTCCCCCTGTGAATCAGATCGAAGTACAGCGACTCGTCCTTGCAACGGCATACAGCCACAGGTATTGACGGGGGGCTATAACGATACCAAGCTCGATGTCGGGCATCCTTGGGGCTTCCGGGTCCAAGCCGGGCTCCGTAACGGCTTTGGGGATCGCAGCAACCAAATTATTGCTGTTATCCCGGATATGCAGGCCTTCTATCGGCAGCAGCAAATCATCCTCAGTGGGTCGTTTCAGTTGCTGCGCGGCCTGATGATCAACGAAGAGTATGCCGCGTATCAACAGGCCGAACTTTCGGGGCCGCAGGCGGAGATCAAAGTGGCGCAGAAACGGCAGGATCTCTATCTCGCCGGGGCCGTGCAGTACTGGGATTGGCAGATCGCCGTCAAACAGGCCGAGGTGGTGAGGCGCGCCCTGGCCGTGGCCGAAGACCGCCTGGTCCAGGTCGAAGGGCTCGCCAAGGGTGGAAGAGTCTCGCCGCTCGATGTCGTCGAGGTGAACCAAGAGGTGCAGAAGCGGCGAGCGGCGGCGATCGCCGCGCAACGGAAGGTGGAGTATGAGCAGTATAAACTGTCCCTCTTTCTCTGGGAGAAGAACGAGCCGGTAACCCCGCGACCGGAATGGGCGCCGGAGTTCCAGGGCGAAACGCCGCTCCCGACCGAAGACGAGGTTACGGCTTATAAAGTGGAGGCGAAAGAAGATCGACCGGAAGTGCGGGACCTCTACATCGAAGCCAAGATGAACAATGTCGATCTCAAGCTCGCCAAGAACAAACTGCTCCCGTCGTTGTCTCTTGAGGGAGGGCCGACCCCCGGCGCCGTGGATTGGATTGTGGGAATCGGCTACCGGACCGGAGTGCACTTCGAGATGCCGCTGTTCCAGCGGGAAGGGCGGGGGAAGGTCATGGCCGCGGAAGTGGTCCAGCAACAATTGGCGTTGAAACAACAATATACCGAGCAGCAAGTCAGCCTCGACGTGGATAACTGGCTCTCGGCGATCGTACGGGCCCGAGACCGAGTGACGGCGGCGACGGAAGCGCTGCGGCTGGCCAAGACATTGGAAGAAGGCGAGCGGACCCGGTTCAATATGGGGGCGACCACTGTGCTGTTCGTCAATCTCCGGGAGCGCAACGTGGTGGAATCGGCGTATCAGCTGTATCGGGCCCAGGCCGACTACGCCGTGGCGCGTGGAGGGATGCTGTGGGCCAGGGGCCTCTTGTCGAAGCCCTGGCCGACTGAATCAGTGACGAAGTATGGAGATCCGCTGACGGCGGCCGGTGCCTATGGGTTTCAAGGACCGGGCCGCGATTAA
- a CDS encoding TolC family protein — MALLVLAILLLLPVTTVAEPVHDSSALKAQSVRTEPLSISEVLARIELTHPLLRAQGVERIQARAKILKALGAWEPTFKNITQVARIQIWNFLYNPDVGTGGFNDSKLEVGHPWGFRVLGGIRNGFGDLPITGTPGISGLAAGTVAVIPDVKLFYPQQQMIFGGSFPLLRGLMVNDEYADFQKAELAGPQAEIAVAQKRQDLYLAGAVQYWDWQVAVKQAEVQKRTLAVAEERLTQVQGLAKGGKVAPLDVIEVNQEVQTRREAAIAAQRQVEYEQYKLSLFLWENGEPVTPRPEWAPEFQGETPLPTEQEIAAYKVEAKEDRPEVRDLYIEAKMNNIDIKLAKNKLLPKLNFDGGRMDAPADWIVGVGYRYGMQFEMSLFQREARGKVLYAEADQQQLAFKQLYTEQQVSIDVDNWLSAIVRARDRVKAATEALRLAKTLEEGERTRFNMGATTVLFVNIRERNVVASAYELYRAQADYAVARGGMLWAKGALSKPWPESELAKYGNPLSAAGAYGSTKQPGRD; from the coding sequence ATGGCCTTGTTAGTACTCGCGATTCTGCTCTTACTTCCTGTGACGACCGTGGCTGAACCGGTGCACGATTCCAGCGCATTGAAGGCGCAGTCTGTCCGCACCGAGCCTCTGTCCATCAGCGAAGTGCTCGCCCGTATTGAGCTGACCCATCCCCTCCTCCGGGCCCAGGGCGTCGAGCGGATCCAGGCCAGGGCGAAGATTCTGAAGGCGCTCGGGGCCTGGGAACCGACGTTCAAGAATATTACGCAGGTGGCTCGTATTCAAATTTGGAACTTCCTGTATAACCCCGATGTGGGGACGGGGGGGTTTAACGACAGCAAGCTCGAGGTCGGGCATCCCTGGGGCTTCCGGGTCCTGGGAGGAATCCGTAACGGCTTTGGGGATCTCCCCATTACCGGGACGCCTGGCATCAGTGGTTTGGCAGCAGGGACAGTCGCGGTCATCCCCGATGTAAAGCTCTTCTATCCGCAGCAGCAAATGATCTTCGGCGGGTCGTTTCCTCTGCTGCGCGGCCTCATGGTCAACGATGAGTACGCCGATTTTCAAAAGGCCGAACTCGCGGGGCCGCAAGCGGAGATCGCGGTGGCGCAGAAACGGCAAGATCTCTATCTCGCCGGGGCCGTCCAATATTGGGATTGGCAGGTGGCTGTGAAGCAGGCAGAAGTGCAAAAACGGACATTGGCCGTCGCGGAAGAACGCCTCACTCAGGTGCAAGGACTCGCCAAGGGCGGGAAGGTCGCGCCTCTTGATGTGATCGAGGTGAATCAAGAGGTTCAGACCAGACGAGAGGCGGCGATCGCTGCGCAACGGCAGGTGGAGTATGAGCAGTATAAGCTGTCCCTCTTTCTTTGGGAGAACGGCGAGCCTGTGACCCCACGCCCGGAATGGGCGCCGGAGTTCCAGGGTGAGACACCCTTGCCGACTGAACAAGAAATCGCGGCCTATAAAGTGGAGGCGAAAGAGGATCGGCCGGAAGTACGGGACCTCTATATTGAAGCCAAGATGAACAATATCGACATCAAGCTGGCCAAGAACAAACTGCTCCCGAAGTTGAATTTTGACGGGGGACGAATGGATGCTCCCGCGGATTGGATTGTGGGTGTGGGGTATAGATATGGAATGCAGTTTGAGATGTCCTTGTTCCAGCGGGAAGCGCGTGGGAAAGTCCTGTACGCGGAGGCGGACCAGCAACAATTGGCCTTCAAGCAGCTGTACACCGAGCAACAAGTCAGCATCGACGTGGATAACTGGCTCTCGGCGATCGTGCGGGCCCGAGACCGGGTGAAGGCGGCGACGGAAGCGTTGCGGTTGGCCAAGACGTTGGAAGAAGGTGAGCGGACCAGATTCAATATGGGGGCGACCACCGTCCTGTTCGTCAACATCCGGGAGCGCAACGTGGTGGCGTCAGCGTACGAATTGTATCGGGCCCAAGCCGACTACGCGGTGGCGCGTGGAGGGATGCTGTGGGCTAAGGGCGCCCTGTCGAAGCCGTGGCCCGAAAGCGAGCTGGCCAAGTACGGGAATCCCCTGAGCGCGGCTGGTGCGTACGGCTCCACTAAGCAACCTGGACGCGATTAA
- a CDS encoding TolC family protein translates to MILLLLFSLMMVPATVMAETQAAASSSRAESVRTAPLTIEEVLARIELTHPLLRATGLERSQARAKILKALAAWEPKFRNEVEVDRFTNFNLTNVGGVPNTLTGGYSDSMLKIGHPWGFEVFGGIRNGFGDHATIGMQRGLGHESSADFGPVAFPTDMTLFYTQQMAIVGGSFNLLRGFMVNEANAEFQQAELAGPQAEVKVAQKRQDLYLAGAVQYWDWQVAVKQADVVKRTLAVAEERYRMVEGRSKAGAVAPIDVVEAREEVQRRREAAIYAQRKVEYEQYKLALFLWENGQPVTPRPEWAPEFQGETPLPSEEDVAAFKVEATEDRPEVRDLYIEARLNNIELKLAKNSLLPKLQVEGGPAVGGIYWIGGFGYRVGTLFSMPLFNRGARGKVLHAEAQQQRLAYKQAYTEKQVAVDVDNWLSAIVRARDRVKASTEALRLAKTLEEGERARFNMGATSVLFVNLRERAVVEAAYELYRAQADYAVSRGGMLWARGALSKPVSERVLSKYGDPLQAAGSSGHKASGRD, encoded by the coding sequence TTGATTCTTCTATTGTTGTTCTCGTTGATGATGGTGCCGGCGACCGTAATGGCAGAAACCCAGGCCGCGGCGAGTTCGTCACGCGCCGAATCGGTGCGCACCGCCCCCTTGACCATTGAAGAAGTGCTCGCCCGGATCGAACTGACCCATCCGCTGCTTCGGGCCACCGGATTGGAACGCTCGCAGGCTCGGGCGAAAATTTTAAAAGCGTTGGCAGCGTGGGAGCCGAAGTTTCGGAACGAGGTCGAGGTTGATCGGTTTACAAACTTTAATCTGACAAACGTCGGCGGCGTGCCGAATACCCTGACTGGTGGCTATAGCGATTCCATGCTCAAGATCGGGCATCCCTGGGGCTTTGAGGTCTTTGGTGGCATCCGTAACGGCTTTGGCGATCACGCAACGATCGGTATGCAGCGCGGCCTCGGCCACGAAAGTTCCGCGGACTTTGGCCCGGTCGCCTTCCCTACGGATATGACACTTTTCTATACGCAACAAATGGCCATCGTCGGCGGTTCGTTTAATCTGCTCCGAGGATTCATGGTCAACGAAGCAAATGCCGAGTTTCAGCAAGCAGAGCTCGCCGGGCCGCAAGCCGAGGTGAAGGTGGCTCAGAAACGGCAAGACCTTTATCTCGCCGGGGCCGTCCAATACTGGGACTGGCAGGTTGCCGTCAAGCAAGCCGATGTGGTGAAGCGTACGCTGGCCGTCGCGGAGGAGCGCTATCGCATGGTGGAGGGGAGATCCAAAGCCGGCGCGGTTGCTCCGATCGACGTGGTGGAAGCCCGAGAAGAAGTTCAGCGGCGTCGAGAGGCGGCCATTTATGCGCAACGAAAGGTCGAGTATGAGCAATATAAGCTGGCGCTCTTTCTCTGGGAAAACGGCCAACCTGTAACACCTCGCCCTGAATGGGCCCCGGAATTCCAGGGGGAAACGCCGTTGCCGAGCGAAGAGGATGTGGCGGCCTTTAAGGTGGAAGCCACTGAGGATCGACCGGAAGTACGCGACCTCTACATTGAAGCCAGATTGAACAATATCGAACTGAAACTTGCGAAGAATAGCCTGCTTCCCAAGCTACAGGTTGAGGGAGGACCGGCGGTGGGCGGTATCTATTGGATCGGAGGATTCGGCTACCGGGTGGGGACTCTCTTCAGTATGCCGTTGTTCAATCGAGGCGCACGAGGGAAGGTCCTTCACGCGGAAGCGCAGCAGCAACGATTGGCGTATAAGCAGGCCTATACCGAAAAGCAGGTTGCGGTCGACGTTGATAACTGGCTCTCGGCCATCGTGCGGGCGCGAGATCGAGTGAAGGCCTCGACAGAGGCTCTGCGCTTGGCCAAGACTTTAGAAGAAGGCGAACGAGCCCGGTTTAACATGGGAGCGACGAGTGTGCTCTTTGTCAACCTCCGAGAGCGCGCCGTGGTCGAAGCGGCCTATGAACTCTACCGGGCCCAAGCCGATTATGCGGTCTCTCGTGGGGGGATGTTATGGGCGAGAGGGGCGCTGTCGAAACCTGTTTCCGAACGTGTCTTAAGCAAGTATGGGGATCCCCTGCAGGCCGCCGGCTCGTCCGGCCACAAAGCGTCGGGACGTGATTAA
- a CDS encoding ATP-binding cassette domain-containing protein — MKEPQGEGSKGLFEALMKQLSVAMRAEKKIMSLIFSYALAVGFFSLIIPLTVQELVSTFSYAVQPVMIWTLTGIMLLVLLFVGLFKTFHFYAVDVVQRRIFARVTVAMVEQLPRNRFKGARPEIANYFIETVFMQRALSTLLIDLINVVVGGTVGMIMLVVYHPYFLMYNLLLMAGFAITFFVLSRGALRTTLAMSHAKYDVFNFIQEVSKNALQLKATDSRPFLMNKANDLVGRYVETRKARFAVLVRQYLGSVGGQAIAQAGALGIAASLMASGQLTLGQLVAVQAVVSALVINFDSLIKNMGAVYYFFASLTHLDEVFSQEQDHISTESVVALPKHLTQGVRVTCKGVSLVHGGVSVFDGFNLDVAPGEKLGIYARTTAAKTALARVLGGLEVPTNGVVQYNGVDLRYIEGGAINQCRSVMIDSQLSLVRGTIEENIVMGRSYVTYDDLNWALRFTELEEDVEGLPRGVKSDVSALGESLSPTHIVQILLARAILGRPQVLIFDGLIHSLEPSLRERILRRLCSKDEAWSVIFVSTDPNLTDHADRRIMLHHAHA; from the coding sequence ATGAAAGAACCTCAGGGCGAAGGTTCCAAGGGCCTGTTCGAAGCACTGATGAAGCAGTTGTCCGTGGCCATGCGGGCTGAGAAAAAAATCATGAGTTTGATTTTTTCTTACGCGCTGGCCGTCGGGTTCTTTTCTCTTATCATCCCATTGACCGTACAGGAACTGGTCAGCACCTTTTCCTATGCGGTTCAGCCGGTCATGATCTGGACGTTGACCGGCATTATGCTGCTGGTGCTGTTGTTTGTCGGCCTCTTCAAGACATTCCATTTCTACGCGGTGGATGTCGTGCAACGCCGGATCTTTGCGCGAGTCACGGTTGCGATGGTTGAACAGCTTCCACGGAATCGTTTTAAAGGGGCGCGGCCGGAAATTGCGAATTACTTCATTGAAACGGTCTTCATGCAACGTGCCCTGTCCACGCTGCTGATCGATCTTATCAATGTCGTGGTGGGCGGTACGGTCGGTATGATCATGCTGGTGGTCTACCATCCCTATTTTCTCATGTACAACCTCCTGCTCATGGCGGGATTTGCGATCACGTTTTTCGTGCTCTCGCGTGGTGCCCTCCGGACGACTCTCGCCATGTCTCACGCGAAGTACGACGTCTTCAATTTCATTCAAGAGGTGTCGAAGAATGCCCTACAGCTGAAGGCCACTGACAGCCGCCCGTTTCTCATGAACAAAGCGAACGATCTCGTCGGTCGGTATGTGGAAACTCGGAAGGCGCGGTTCGCGGTTCTCGTGCGGCAATATTTGGGTTCAGTGGGCGGACAAGCTATCGCGCAAGCCGGTGCGCTGGGCATCGCAGCCTCGCTCATGGCGTCCGGGCAATTGACGCTGGGGCAGTTAGTCGCTGTTCAAGCGGTCGTGAGCGCGCTCGTCATCAATTTCGACTCCCTGATCAAGAACATGGGGGCTGTGTACTATTTCTTCGCGTCACTGACACACCTTGATGAGGTCTTCAGCCAGGAGCAAGATCACATCTCAACTGAATCAGTCGTGGCACTGCCGAAGCACTTGACTCAAGGTGTCCGGGTTACCTGCAAAGGTGTCAGTTTGGTTCACGGCGGGGTGTCCGTATTCGATGGTTTCAATCTGGATGTCGCGCCGGGCGAGAAGCTCGGCATCTACGCTCGGACAACGGCGGCCAAGACGGCCTTGGCCAGAGTGTTGGGTGGCCTCGAAGTTCCAACGAACGGCGTCGTTCAGTACAATGGGGTCGACCTCCGCTATATCGAAGGGGGTGCCATCAACCAGTGCCGCAGTGTCATGATCGACTCTCAGTTATCGTTGGTGAGGGGGACGATCGAAGAAAATATCGTCATGGGACGCTCCTACGTCACGTATGACGATCTCAACTGGGCGCTCCGTTTCACTGAACTTGAAGAAGATGTCGAGGGGTTGCCACGCGGGGTCAAGTCCGATGTCTCTGCGCTGGGCGAATCTCTCTCGCCGACCCACATTGTGCAGATCCTCCTAGCCAGAGCCATCTTAGGACGTCCGCAAGTCCTTATATTTGATGGTCTCATTCACTCGCTCGAGCCGTCGTTGCGCGAGCGTATTCTGCGGCGGCTGTGCTCGAAGGACGAAGCATGGTCCGTGATTTTCGTCTCGACGGATCCCAATCTTACGGATCATGCGGATCGTCGTATCATGTTGCATCATGCCCATGCGTAA
- a CDS encoding HlyD family secretion protein, whose amino-acid sequence MASLGRGLENSGERALVRRGVGLEAITIEQGPALGKLPCWEAVQIPGGMFTASRAILTILLLFLIVLEFVPWTQTIQASGKVSAYTPYDRPQQIESRITGRVKAWHIYEGVKVKKGELVGELEDYDPTFMAPEILPLFEQRKVALEQTRQAALARADQLNKRIGEMKKLVQAAVPSAEARVVEADNKVREAQQKVEQYKIDVHTAQLNVDRHRQLVRDGLVSQRELELTIQTEIGTKAGLQAAQASLSAAEQSRSALSFGRDQITADVQQRLMDAIASRDSAVAEAAKATEQLADISYRQQGVQQRIEAAKLFAPMDGTVVKMAKVGINETVKQGENLVTISPLASDPAIEMTAEGLDSPLLKPGRKVRILFFGVPAIPLPAWPGLMAGTRGGVIKVVDQIDDGKGNYRFWVVPDPEDPQPWPEQTQVRQGTKVLGWVIMNRVPLWYELWRRFNFFPPDYLEREPSVFEMFAPKVAAPGGK is encoded by the coding sequence ATGGCTAGCCTAGGTCGCGGTCTCGAAAACAGTGGCGAACGTGCGCTGGTCCGGCGGGGGGTCGGCTTAGAGGCGATCACCATCGAACAGGGACCGGCATTGGGCAAGTTACCATGCTGGGAGGCGGTACAGATTCCCGGCGGAATGTTTACGGCTTCTCGTGCGATTCTGACGATTCTGTTGCTCTTTCTGATCGTCCTCGAATTCGTGCCCTGGACACAAACTATTCAGGCATCCGGGAAAGTGTCGGCGTACACGCCTTATGACCGTCCCCAGCAGATTGAGTCTCGGATTACAGGCCGTGTCAAGGCCTGGCATATTTACGAAGGAGTCAAAGTCAAAAAGGGCGAGCTTGTCGGCGAATTAGAAGATTACGATCCGACCTTTATGGCCCCCGAAATTCTCCCCCTCTTCGAACAACGTAAGGTAGCCTTGGAGCAAACGCGTCAGGCAGCCCTGGCCAGAGCCGACCAGCTGAATAAAAGAATAGGGGAGATGAAAAAATTAGTGCAGGCAGCCGTGCCCTCGGCGGAGGCTCGTGTGGTGGAGGCAGACAATAAGGTGCGCGAGGCTCAACAGAAGGTTGAGCAGTATAAGATTGACGTGCACACGGCTCAACTCAATGTCGACCGTCATCGACAACTTGTCCGGGACGGACTGGTTTCACAGCGGGAACTCGAGCTCACGATCCAGACTGAAATCGGCACCAAGGCCGGTCTGCAGGCGGCACAGGCCAGTTTGTCGGCTGCCGAGCAGTCTCGGTCAGCCTTGAGCTTCGGTCGTGATCAAATCACTGCGGATGTACAACAACGCCTCATGGATGCAATCGCCTCTCGGGATTCTGCAGTGGCGGAGGCGGCCAAGGCTACGGAGCAATTAGCGGATATCTCCTACCGACAACAGGGAGTCCAGCAACGTATTGAGGCTGCAAAGCTGTTTGCACCGATGGACGGCACGGTCGTCAAGATGGCAAAAGTCGGTATCAATGAGACGGTCAAGCAGGGAGAAAACCTGGTCACTATTTCTCCATTAGCATCTGATCCGGCCATCGAAATGACGGCGGAAGGATTGGATTCTCCGCTTTTGAAGCCTGGGCGAAAGGTTCGAATCCTCTTTTTCGGAGTCCCGGCCATCCCATTGCCGGCTTGGCCTGGGTTGATGGCAGGCACACGTGGGGGCGTGATCAAGGTCGTTGACCAGATTGACGATGGAAAAGGCAACTACCGGTTCTGGGTCGTTCCTGATCCAGAAGACCCTCAGCCATGGCCTGAACAGACACAGGTGCGGCAGGGTACAAAAGTGTTGGGCTGGGTGATCATGAATCGTGTTCCTCTGTGGTATGAATTGTGGCGGCGCTTTAACTTCTTCCCGCCGGACTATTTGGAGCGCGAGCCCAGTGTGTTTGAAATGTTCGCACCCAAAGTAGCAGCACCGGGCGGTAAGTAG
- the purE gene encoding 5-(carboxyamino)imidazole ribonucleotide mutase, with the protein MARKQRAASRSRQQASREITSRKPLVGILGGSKSDFPVLQKSKAILDELNIPNELLVVSAHRTPDRLFEYATSAPGRGIKVIIAGAGGAAHLPGMLAAKTHLPVIGVPIPTEHLRGLDSLLSIVQMPKGIPVATVAIGGAENAGLLAGQILAGSHPEIAQTIKRYRTAQTKSVLDSPEAGGTSLGHLRASGLSRRP; encoded by the coding sequence ATGGCCAGAAAACAGCGGGCAGCAAGCCGGTCTCGGCAGCAGGCAAGCCGTGAGATCACGAGCCGCAAGCCGCTTGTCGGGATCTTGGGCGGAAGCAAATCGGATTTTCCCGTTTTACAAAAATCCAAGGCGATATTAGACGAGCTCAATATTCCCAATGAACTTCTCGTTGTTTCTGCGCATCGAACGCCGGACCGTCTCTTCGAGTACGCTACAAGCGCTCCTGGCCGCGGGATCAAAGTGATCATTGCGGGGGCCGGAGGAGCGGCTCACCTTCCTGGTATGTTGGCAGCCAAGACGCACCTTCCGGTGATTGGAGTGCCGATTCCCACGGAACACCTGCGCGGCCTCGATTCCTTGTTGTCAATCGTCCAGATGCCCAAAGGCATTCCCGTAGCCACCGTGGCGATCGGAGGTGCCGAGAATGCAGGGCTCCTTGCTGGACAGATTTTGGCAGGAAGCCATCCTGAAATTGCACAAACCATTAAGCGCTATCGGACCGCTCAAACGAAGAGCGTTCTCGATTCTCCTGAGGCCGGAGGCACAAGTCTCGGCCACCTCAGAGCGAGCGGACTAAGCCGACGGCCGTGA
- a CDS encoding 5-(carboxyamino)imidazole ribonucleotide synthase, which produces MIERVLKPGSTLGVLGGGQLGAMFVTAAHRMGYQVAVWDPDIDAPAHRLATHSFATSFSDLGTRDQFSSIVDAVTLEWENVPAGLCEWLETRCPMRPSGAVLKILQDRIEQKQYLSSRQLAVPAFAIVESASQLLSAVDRLGLPAVCKTATSGYDGKGQWLLRESSDVQEIEHILGTVKSGRRWILEQFIDYVRELSVLVVRSECGASCVYPVVENRHELGILRETRVPAAIPLEVAERATELSRQAVTALQGVGVFCVELFQAHDGSLLINEIAPRPHNSGHYTLDVCTVSQFEQQVRVTSGLPLGETRLLSPAVMINLIGEEVTAVTSSEGSYALCSTAGAVLHLYGKRMIRPGRKMGHVTVTAPQAATAAEAARQFIARVRRPA; this is translated from the coding sequence GTGATAGAGCGAGTTCTTAAGCCTGGCTCGACGCTGGGAGTACTGGGTGGAGGACAGTTGGGGGCGATGTTCGTCACCGCTGCCCACCGCATGGGCTATCAGGTGGCGGTCTGGGATCCGGATATCGACGCGCCCGCCCATCGGCTTGCCACCCACTCATTTGCAACGTCTTTTTCCGATCTTGGCACCCGCGACCAATTTTCCAGTATCGTCGATGCCGTTACTCTGGAATGGGAAAATGTCCCGGCGGGGCTCTGTGAATGGCTGGAAACGCGCTGCCCGATGCGACCTTCCGGAGCTGTGCTCAAGATCCTCCAAGACCGGATTGAACAGAAGCAATACTTGTCGTCACGGCAGCTCGCTGTTCCCGCGTTTGCCATCGTTGAATCGGCCTCTCAACTGCTCTCAGCAGTCGACCGTCTCGGCCTCCCTGCCGTCTGCAAGACCGCCACGAGTGGGTACGACGGGAAAGGTCAGTGGCTCCTCCGAGAGTCCTCGGATGTTCAGGAGATCGAACATATCTTGGGAACAGTCAAGTCTGGTCGGCGATGGATTCTCGAACAGTTCATTGACTATGTCCGAGAGCTCTCGGTGCTCGTCGTGCGAAGCGAATGCGGGGCGTCCTGTGTGTACCCGGTGGTGGAGAATCGGCATGAGCTGGGCATCTTGCGAGAGACCCGTGTACCCGCAGCTATTCCCCTTGAGGTTGCCGAGCGGGCAACAGAACTCTCGAGGCAAGCCGTCACGGCGTTACAGGGTGTAGGAGTCTTCTGTGTGGAACTCTTTCAAGCCCATGATGGTTCGCTCCTCATTAATGAGATCGCGCCTCGCCCTCACAACTCGGGCCACTATACGTTGGACGTCTGTACGGTATCTCAATTCGAACAACAGGTACGCGTGACCAGTGGGCTTCCATTGGGAGAAACAAGATTGTTGAGCCCCGCGGTTATGATCAACCTCATTGGCGAGGAAGTGACCGCTGTAACATCCAGCGAAGGATCTTACGCACTCTGTTCAACCGCAGGGGCTGTGCTTCATCTGTACGGTAAGCGGATGATTCGTCCTGGTAGAAAGATGGGGCATGTGACCGTTACCGCGCCTCAAGCTGCCACAGCCGCAGAAGCGGCTCGTCAGTTCATTGCACGCGTCCGACGACCTGCCTAA